In Hydractinia symbiolongicarpus strain clone_291-10 chromosome 4, HSymV2.1, whole genome shotgun sequence, the following proteins share a genomic window:
- the LOC130641962 gene encoding protein Wnt-4-like: protein MQILLLGSFILFFLPTDSLSQQWMKLALVSGDIYNRKFCNNYRFWTDTQRKLCINYGDLIPKVSVGARIAYDECIHQFRWRRWNCSAHAPNSLWTTDSKNYPSLFGNSLIMESKEAAFISALFSAGVVFSVTKACSSNLLQSCSCDVRDTKDDSRGYRWHRCNDNVNFGVTFSKQFIDSVELNWSLERMYSSHARSLMNLHNNDVGRKTIESNMKLKCACHGVSGACTSRICSREIPDFRFIGNVLKRKFDAAIKVKLKYISTRQVLMPAIKYSPPVTNTQLVYLKNSPLYCSSVTGRRCRQKKGQSGSCNAMCCGRGYRTKERSVVKNCNCQFIWCCRITCQKCTLKQKIYICK, encoded by the exons GAAATTAGCGTTGGTATCTGGTGATATATACAACAGAAAGTTCTGCAACAATTACCGATTTTGGACGGACACACAAAGAAAGTTGTGTATCAATTATGGCGATCTGATTCCAAAAGTGTCCGTTGGTGCTAGAATTGCGTACGATGAGTGTAT ACATCAATTTCGCTGGCGACGTTGGAACTGTTCTGCGCATGCTCCAAATTCTTTGTGGACAACTGACTCCAAAAACTACCCATCTTTATTTGGGAACAGTCTAATCATGG AATCAAAGGAAGCAGCGTTTATCAGTGCTTTGTTCTCAGCTGGAGTTGTGTTCTCTGTTACAAAGGCCTGCTCCAGCAATCTGTTGCAATCCTGCTCTTGCGACGTACGAGATACGAAAGATGACTCTCGAGGTTATCGATGGCATCGTTGTAATGACAATGTCAACTTTGGTGTCACTTTCTCCAAACAGTTTATTGACAGTGTGGAGTTAAATTGGAGTTTGGAAAGAATGTATTCCAGTCATGCGAGAAGTTTAATGAATTTACATAACAATGATGTTGGTCGCAAG ACCATTGAATCAAATATGAAGTTAAAATGTGCGTGCCATGGGGTTTCAGGGGCGTGCACATCTCGTATTTGCTCAAGAGAAATCCCTGATTTTCGTTTTATTGGGAAtgttttgaaaagaaagtttgaTGCCGCTATTAAAGTTAAACTAAAGTATATCAGCACACGTCAGGTGTTAATGCCTGCAATAAAATACTCACCACCAGTGACCAACACTCAGCTTGTTTATTTGAAAAACTCTCCATTATATTGCTCATCGGTGACTGGACGTAGGTGTAGACAAAAGAAAGGCCAATCAGGTTCTTGTAACGCTATGTGTTGTGGAAGAGGTTATCGAACAAAAGAAAGAAGTGTTGTTAAAAACTGTAATTGTCAATTTATTTGGTGCTGCAGAATCACCTGTCAAAAGTGTAcacttaaacaaaaaatttatatatgtaaataa